A genome region from Acinetobacter lwoffii includes the following:
- a CDS encoding ABC transporter permease yields the protein MNPLFRPLLTQSFKTTGIYLLIIALTLAISATTALKFSNEQIQNAVALQAAEMLAGDLVLSDNEPLPEQWRDQAKQLDLKQSDVTFFSSMAYTDAQFVMVNVKAIDQAFPLRGELRVQPAKKSIQSGEIWLSPRAMDLLKVKLGDQLNIADAAFKVTAKIEQDSNQELGFSGFSPTVIISQADVARTNAIQVGSRIEYRLLMAGRPDGTQQYEALFKQQVKSANGSAETPAEVQGQEFEEQSSLRLRNASEGNTRLMKPIANLDTFLQLANILTILLCGIAIALTAQRYVQQNQDHIALMRCIGATKQQILSAYLALLGMVLLIAMLIGTVVGISLGYGLLQLMLQLIPNLQIEFSALAMLLGPLPVAMLTSAVVLLGFVMPSLLQLLNTPPIRVIRQQEKSVQSMLWMLLTGTLSLIIFSVILTENLLLTAWVIGAIIVLCAVLYLTVWGVLKLLRNMKLNLSAYVRTPSQTALQITALALGLSLITVLAVLRTDLLERWQQQLPEGTPNQFVYGLPPFEMPALKAQLEQNGWKSTPLYPNVRGRLVAKNDQPFAEELVKSSNTLRRELNLTQSNRYPQDNVIVSGDAALKQVGTVSVEANTAEELGIKIGDKLSFSLPEGILEAKVVNLRTVEWESFSPNFFFIFAPNTMDANAGSYLGSFYVPEVDKGKLVSVIQQFSNTVFIDVSLILEEIKRIVNVLVQIVTILAVLVSISGFLVLMACLNLLMDERKREVALLRSFGSSKQKLKTMMSLEIGFIGLFAGIVSCLFAEVISAIASYKMDLMIQPHWEIWIILPIFMTALCALIGRYRLSYLSDIPPLQSLREMNQ from the coding sequence ATGAATCCGTTATTTCGTCCTTTACTGACGCAAAGCTTTAAAACGACCGGGATTTATCTGCTGATTATTGCCTTAACGCTGGCAATTAGCGCGACCACTGCACTTAAATTTAGTAATGAGCAGATCCAAAATGCAGTCGCCTTGCAGGCAGCAGAAATGCTGGCCGGTGATCTGGTGCTTTCAGATAATGAGCCTTTGCCGGAGCAGTGGCGTGATCAGGCCAAGCAGTTGGATTTAAAGCAGTCAGACGTCACTTTCTTTAGCAGTATGGCCTATACCGATGCGCAGTTTGTCATGGTCAATGTCAAAGCCATCGATCAGGCTTTTCCTTTGCGTGGTGAACTGCGGGTGCAACCGGCAAAAAAATCGATTCAGTCTGGTGAAATCTGGCTCAGTCCACGAGCCATGGATTTGCTCAAAGTCAAACTGGGGGATCAGCTCAATATTGCCGATGCGGCGTTTAAAGTCACCGCCAAGATTGAACAGGACTCCAATCAGGAACTTGGATTTTCCGGATTTTCACCAACGGTGATTATCTCCCAGGCAGATGTCGCACGAACCAATGCCATTCAGGTGGGGAGCCGGATTGAATATCGCTTACTCATGGCTGGCCGTCCAGACGGTACCCAACAATATGAAGCCTTATTCAAGCAGCAGGTCAAGTCAGCAAACGGCTCGGCTGAAACGCCAGCGGAAGTGCAAGGGCAGGAGTTTGAGGAGCAAAGCAGTCTCAGGTTACGCAATGCCAGTGAAGGCAATACCCGCTTGATGAAGCCAATCGCCAATCTGGACACTTTCCTGCAACTGGCCAATATTCTGACCATTCTATTATGTGGGATTGCCATTGCCTTAACTGCGCAGCGCTATGTGCAGCAGAACCAGGATCATATTGCCTTGATGCGTTGTATTGGCGCCACCAAGCAGCAGATTCTGTCGGCTTATCTGGCTTTACTCGGGATGGTGCTGTTGATTGCCATGCTAATTGGCACTGTGGTCGGGATCAGTTTGGGTTATGGCCTGTTACAGTTGATGTTGCAGCTGATTCCAAATTTGCAGATTGAATTTTCAGCCCTAGCAATGTTGCTCGGACCATTGCCGGTCGCGATGCTGACCAGTGCCGTGGTGCTACTCGGCTTTGTCATGCCAAGCTTGTTGCAATTGCTAAATACACCGCCGATTCGGGTGATTCGCCAGCAAGAAAAATCAGTACAGTCCATGCTGTGGATGCTGCTGACTGGAACGCTCAGCCTGATTATCTTTAGTGTGATTTTGACCGAAAACTTGCTGCTGACCGCCTGGGTGATTGGCGCGATTATTGTGTTATGTGCAGTGCTGTATCTGACGGTATGGGGGGTGTTGAAACTGCTGCGGAATATGAAGCTGAATCTGTCAGCCTATGTACGCACGCCTTCTCAGACCGCCTTGCAGATTACGGCTTTAGCCTTGGGCTTGAGCCTGATTACAGTATTGGCCGTCTTGCGTACCGATCTGCTGGAGCGCTGGCAGCAACAGTTACCGGAAGGTACACCGAACCAGTTCGTTTACGGTTTACCGCCTTTTGAGATGCCAGCCCTGAAAGCCCAACTTGAGCAGAATGGCTGGAAAAGCACACCACTGTATCCAAATGTCCGTGGGCGTCTGGTCGCCAAAAATGATCAGCCTTTTGCCGAGGAACTGGTGAAAAGTAGCAATACCTTAAGACGTGAACTGAATCTGACCCAGTCAAACCGCTATCCTCAAGATAATGTGATTGTTAGTGGTGACGCGGCTTTAAAGCAGGTCGGCACTGTATCGGTCGAAGCCAATACTGCCGAAGAGCTAGGGATCAAGATTGGAGATAAACTCAGTTTCAGTCTGCCTGAAGGCATACTGGAAGCTAAAGTCGTTAATCTAAGAACCGTCGAGTGGGAAAGTTTTAGTCCCAACTTCTTCTTTATCTTTGCACCTAATACCATGGATGCCAATGCCGGCAGTTATCTGGGCAGTTTTTATGTCCCGGAGGTAGATAAGGGCAAGCTGGTGTCTGTGATCCAGCAATTTTCCAACACGGTGTTTATTGATGTCAGCCTGATTCTGGAGGAGATCAAACGCATTGTGAATGTGCTGGTGCAAATCGTGACGATTCTGGCGGTACTGGTCAGCATTTCCGGTTTTCTGGTGCTGATGGCCTGTCTGAACCTGTTGATGGATGAACGCAAACGTGAAGTGGCTTTGCTACGATCATTCGGTAGTTCCAAGCAGAAACTGAAAACCATGATGAGTCTGGAAATTGGTTTTATTGGGCTGTTTGCCGGAATAGTTTCCTGCCTGTTTGCCGAAGTGATCAGTGCGATTGCCAGTTATAAAATGGATTTAATGATTCAGCCACATTGGGAAATCTGGATTATCCTGCCGATCTTTATGACCGCTTTATGTGCGCTGATTGGCCGTTATCGCCTGAGTTATTTGTCGGATATTCCACCCTTACAAAGCTTGCGCGAGATGAATCAATAA
- a CDS encoding ABC transporter ATP-binding protein: MIQSSNDSTIMPQAIISAQKLTQKIQLSQKQLTIFEDLDLDIQAGEQVAITGRSGSGKSTLLGILATLDQASSGQLMVCGESVSNLDEEQRALVRLRNIGFVFQSFQLLPHLTALENVMLPLRLQPGFKYAEAEQKALALLHKVGLDRQAQQTPKVLSGGEQQRVAIARALVSEPKIIFADEPTGNLDGETAREIEQLLFQLNRELGTTLVLVTHDRKLAQQCQRHFELLNGELIEHPSGG; encoded by the coding sequence ATGATTCAAAGTAGCAACGATTCGACCATCATGCCACAGGCTATTATTTCTGCCCAGAAATTGACACAAAAGATACAACTTTCACAAAAACAGCTCACCATTTTTGAGGATCTTGATCTGGATATTCAGGCCGGAGAACAAGTGGCAATTACCGGTCGTTCCGGTTCCGGAAAATCCACATTACTGGGTATTCTGGCGACACTGGATCAGGCAAGTTCAGGTCAGCTTATGGTCTGTGGCGAATCGGTCTCTAACTTGGATGAAGAACAACGTGCGCTGGTACGTTTGAGAAATATCGGGTTTGTCTTTCAGTCTTTTCAGCTCTTACCGCACCTGACTGCACTTGAAAATGTGATGCTGCCACTGCGCCTGCAGCCCGGTTTTAAATATGCAGAAGCTGAGCAAAAGGCATTGGCATTACTACATAAAGTGGGTCTGGATCGACAGGCGCAGCAAACGCCAAAAGTGCTATCTGGCGGTGAACAACAGCGTGTAGCCATCGCTCGGGCACTGGTCAGTGAACCAAAAATCATTTTTGCCGATGAACCTACAGGCAATCTCGATGGTGAAACGGCCAGAGAAATTGAACAATTACTGTTTCAACTGAACCGGGAACTGGGGACGACTTTGGTGCTGGTCACGCATGATCGCAAACTCGCACAGCAGTGTCAGCGGCATTTTGAACTGCTGAATGGCGAGCTGATTGAACATCCGAGTGGGGGATGA
- a CDS encoding arylesterase — protein sequence MKDLNQKTRLLPYFFLLSLCLLPLGVSAKTIMILGDSLSAGYGIQPQQGWVHLLQKRLEQQYPKQHKVVNASVSGETTSGALARLPKLLQTHRPDLVVIELGGNDGLRGQPPQMIQKNLASLIQQSQKAKAKVIVFGIKMPPNYGQAYSKAFENNYKVVSQQYKVKLLPFFMQGVAGNKTLMQKDLIHPNAKAQTILLNNAYPYIKGAL from the coding sequence ATGAAAGATCTTAATCAGAAAACTCGGCTATTGCCTTACTTTTTTTTGCTCAGTCTGTGCCTGTTACCTCTTGGGGTTTCAGCAAAGACGATTATGATTTTAGGTGATAGTTTAAGTGCAGGTTATGGTATCCAGCCCCAGCAGGGTTGGGTACATTTATTACAAAAGCGTTTAGAGCAACAGTATCCGAAACAGCATAAAGTGGTCAATGCAAGTGTCAGCGGTGAAACCACCAGCGGAGCACTGGCCAGACTGCCAAAATTGCTGCAGACGCATCGTCCAGACCTTGTGGTGATTGAGTTAGGTGGCAATGATGGCTTACGTGGACAACCACCGCAAATGATTCAAAAAAATTTAGCCAGCCTGATTCAGCAGAGCCAGAAAGCCAAGGCCAAGGTCATCGTCTTTGGCATAAAAATGCCGCCTAATTACGGGCAGGCCTATAGCAAGGCTTTTGAAAATAATTATAAAGTGGTGAGTCAGCAATATAAGGTGAAGTTATTGCCCTTCTTTATGCAGGGTGTCGCCGGTAATAAAACATTGATGCAAAAGGATCTGATTCATCCAAATGCTAAAGCACAGACAATCCTGTTAAATAATGCTTATCCATACATTAAAGGCGCTTTATAA
- a CDS encoding carbonic anhydrase translates to MLTAQEALERLRQGNQRFVSGDTTHPKQLSHQQRAEMAEDQNPFAIVLGCSDSRVPAEMVFDQGLGDLFVIRVAGNIVAPSQVGSVEFAAARYDCAIVVVLGHSHCGAIKATIDTLMCPDCPPSANLMSIVNRVRPSVETLMQTELKNDLAKLSKHAVRSNVFASVNQLRHGSAVLENLIGQGKLKVVGAEYSLETGEVTFFDF, encoded by the coding sequence ATGCTCACAGCTCAAGAAGCTTTAGAACGTCTTAGACAGGGTAACCAACGTTTTGTCAGTGGCGATACCACGCATCCAAAACAACTTAGCCACCAACAGCGCGCAGAAATGGCAGAGGATCAGAATCCGTTTGCGATTGTTTTGGGATGTTCAGATTCGCGCGTTCCAGCCGAAATGGTTTTTGATCAGGGTCTCGGCGATCTTTTTGTAATTCGTGTTGCAGGTAATATTGTTGCACCTTCACAGGTCGGCAGTGTTGAATTTGCCGCGGCACGTTATGATTGCGCGATTGTGGTGGTGTTAGGTCACAGTCACTGTGGTGCGATTAAAGCGACTATTGATACCTTGATGTGTCCAGATTGCCCCCCATCGGCAAACCTGATGTCGATTGTGAACCGCGTACGTCCTTCAGTTGAAACTTTAATGCAAACTGAACTGAAAAATGACTTGGCAAAATTGTCCAAGCATGCAGTACGTTCCAACGTATTTGCTTCGGTGAATCAGTTGCGTCACGGTTCAGCCGTTCTGGAAAACCTGATTGGACAAGGAAAACTAAAAGTCGTGGGTGCTGAATATTCACTGGAAACTGGTGAAGTGACATTCTTCGATTTCTAA
- a CDS encoding alpha/beta fold hydrolase, with amino-acid sequence MKKIIKLRSKMICSALVALSMALPGLTHAQILFSQKNETSAKVLQQHLLQERSLAGLKSKTLKIGEVTWSYSEGGAKNKPSILLIHGLAGTRDNWNRVAQFLTPYYHVIIPDLPSNGDTKVPDNFDVSVPNVTSQLRLFIETLNVDENLHIAGHSLGGSIATVYASQYPFDTQSLFLINSAGLYKMGNTPYTKDPQALKDLIVSKPGDLQDVSKQLMQNPPVIPYQLRHAQEKLLISRAEQTSKSIDQVVMLNRIYTPETFARLTRTVEAPTLILWGRQDRIINVEVVKELHALLKRAEKPVILNNVGHMPILEAEKQVAQHYLPFLAKTQTLKNPLADKLIPLN; translated from the coding sequence ATGAAGAAAATAATAAAATTGCGCTCGAAAATGATCTGTTCAGCCTTGGTTGCCTTAAGCATGGCATTACCGGGCCTGACACATGCTCAAATACTGTTTAGCCAGAAAAATGAAACATCTGCCAAAGTCTTGCAGCAGCATCTGTTGCAGGAACGCAGCCTTGCCGGTCTCAAATCCAAGACCCTCAAAATTGGAGAGGTCACCTGGAGCTATAGCGAAGGCGGTGCCAAGAACAAACCATCTATTCTACTGATTCATGGTCTGGCCGGCACGCGCGACAACTGGAACCGGGTCGCCCAGTTTCTGACGCCCTATTATCATGTCATTATTCCGGATCTGCCGAGCAACGGTGACACCAAAGTTCCTGACAATTTTGATGTTTCTGTGCCCAATGTAACGTCCCAATTACGTCTATTTATTGAAACCTTAAATGTGGACGAGAATTTACATATTGCTGGGCACTCTCTGGGTGGCTCGATTGCCACAGTTTATGCCTCGCAGTACCCTTTCGATACGCAAAGCCTGTTTTTAATTAATAGCGCTGGCCTGTATAAAATGGGCAATACGCCCTATACCAAAGATCCTCAAGCCTTAAAAGATCTGATCGTCAGCAAACCTGGTGATCTTCAAGATGTTTCCAAACAGCTGATGCAGAACCCACCGGTGATTCCTTATCAGTTGCGGCATGCACAGGAAAAACTGTTGATTTCACGTGCTGAACAAACCAGCAAATCGATTGATCAGGTGGTGATGCTAAACCGGATTTATACACCGGAAACCTTTGCCCGCCTGACCCGCACGGTAGAAGCACCCACCTTGATTTTATGGGGCAGACAGGATCGGATCATTAATGTCGAAGTAGTCAAAGAACTACATGCCCTGCTGAAACGTGCCGAAAAACCGGTGATTTTAAATAATGTCGGGCATATGCCGATTCTTGAAGCAGAAAAACAGGTTGCACAACATTATTTGCCTTTTCTGGCCAAGACACAGACCCTAAAAAACCCGCTTGCTGATAAACTCATTCCTTTAAATTAA
- a CDS encoding TonB-dependent receptor domain-containing protein: protein MNKPFLKTTLAFAVLTAMAGNTSAVEVVVPQAEATKLQTIVVTATGYEQDLAKAPASITVIDREELDKREYNDITDVLRNTPGVVVSGAGSAQTISIRGMSSNYTLFLVDGKRQYGKDVNPNGDDGGFEKNILPPLTAIERIEIIRGPASTLYGTDAMGGVVNIITKKVSDEWSGHVELGTTIQDSNRSGDIKNASAYLAGPLIADKLGLQLAVNKQERNEDHYVGGFRGIERESLNSRLTYAINDDHDVQVEANFVQQESTTSVGETVAPAQGAADSFSRNYRNVYSLTHNGRYSDNLDSSSYIQYENSKNPDRGNTELGTKGITLDTWTANSQWNLALGDHMLSFGGYLKDEKLVDKATNRNPNAPEFSELTRWSAAAFFEDTWSITDRFDLTAGLRYDHDENYSGHLSPRLYGVYSVNENFVVKGGVATGYKQPDIRAATEGFYSVTGGGGSPLATGRGIIRANPDLEPESSVSTELGFNWKNDYINTSLTGFITKYEDRITEVRACETDTDGTTTNRNNWQNWKCFEGDIPFYFISERINVDEAEIRGVEATVEASLNDYTTLTANYTYTDSEFKSGAFKDQPLNQMPEHMFNIGVDYDLNDALNVWSRLHHRSETSAYLSRTSMAQPNPGYQFVDVGFNYKFSPNLTGKFGVYNLLDEKAEDIDGDQLLDGRRYGISLNAKF, encoded by the coding sequence ATGAATAAGCCATTCTTAAAAACCACTTTGGCATTTGCTGTACTCACAGCCATGGCAGGAAATACATCTGCAGTAGAAGTGGTTGTTCCACAGGCGGAAGCGACTAAATTGCAAACGATTGTGGTGACCGCAACAGGTTATGAGCAAGATTTGGCTAAAGCACCAGCTTCCATTACTGTGATTGATCGTGAAGAATTGGATAAACGTGAATATAACGACATTACTGATGTACTGCGTAATACGCCTGGGGTAGTGGTTTCAGGTGCAGGTTCTGCACAGACCATCAGTATTCGTGGTATGAGTTCAAACTACACCTTGTTTCTGGTCGATGGTAAGCGTCAATATGGCAAGGATGTGAACCCGAATGGGGATGATGGCGGTTTTGAGAAAAATATTCTGCCACCACTTACCGCCATTGAACGTATTGAAATTATTCGTGGACCAGCTTCTACACTCTATGGTACGGATGCCATGGGCGGGGTAGTTAATATTATTACCAAAAAAGTGTCGGATGAATGGTCTGGTCATGTCGAATTAGGAACCACAATTCAGGACAGTAACCGTTCAGGTGATATTAAAAATGCTTCTGCATATCTTGCGGGTCCTTTAATTGCAGATAAGCTGGGTTTGCAACTGGCAGTCAATAAGCAGGAACGTAATGAAGATCATTATGTTGGCGGCTTCCGTGGGATAGAACGTGAAAGCTTAAATTCACGTCTGACCTATGCCATTAATGATGATCATGATGTACAAGTTGAAGCCAATTTCGTGCAGCAGGAATCAACTACGTCTGTAGGGGAAACGGTAGCACCTGCTCAAGGTGCTGCAGATTCATTCTCGCGTAATTATCGTAATGTTTATTCATTAACCCATAATGGCCGTTATAGCGATAACTTGGACAGTTCATCTTATATTCAATATGAAAATTCAAAAAATCCGGATCGTGGAAATACGGAACTCGGCACCAAAGGGATTACCCTGGATACCTGGACAGCCAATAGTCAATGGAACTTAGCCTTAGGTGATCATATGCTGTCATTTGGTGGATATCTTAAAGATGAAAAACTGGTCGATAAAGCGACTAACCGTAATCCTAATGCACCTGAATTTAGTGAATTAACACGTTGGTCTGCTGCCGCTTTCTTTGAAGACACCTGGAGTATTACGGATCGCTTCGATTTAACTGCCGGTCTACGTTATGACCATGATGAAAACTATAGCGGTCATTTATCGCCACGCCTCTATGGAGTCTATTCTGTAAATGAGAATTTTGTGGTAAAAGGCGGTGTAGCTACGGGGTATAAACAGCCTGATATTCGTGCAGCCACAGAAGGGTTCTATAGCGTCACGGGTGGCGGTGGTTCACCCTTAGCAACAGGCCGTGGCATTATTCGTGCTAATCCAGACTTAGAACCAGAATCAAGCGTATCCACTGAATTAGGTTTCAACTGGAAAAATGATTATATCAATACATCGCTGACTGGCTTTATCACTAAATATGAAGACCGTATTACGGAAGTTCGTGCCTGTGAAACCGATACTGATGGCACCACAACAAACCGCAATAATTGGCAGAATTGGAAATGTTTCGAAGGAGATATTCCATTTTACTTTATTAGTGAACGGATCAACGTGGATGAAGCAGAAATTCGTGGTGTAGAAGCAACGGTAGAAGCCAGTCTGAATGATTACACGACATTGACTGCTAACTATACCTATACCGATTCAGAGTTTAAATCGGGTGCTTTTAAAGACCAGCCACTGAACCAGATGCCAGAACACATGTTTAATATTGGTGTGGATTATGATCTAAATGATGCACTCAATGTATGGAGCCGCTTGCACCACCGTTCTGAAACCTCTGCATACTTGAGCCGTACTTCGATGGCTCAGCCAAATCCAGGCTACCAATTTGTAGATGTCGGCTTTAACTATAAATTCAGTCCGAATTTGACCGGTAAATTTGGCGTCTATAACCTACTGGATGAAAAAGCTGAAGATATTGATGGGGATCAACTATTGGATGGCCGCCGTTACGGTATCAGCCTGAATGCAAAATTCTAA
- the nfuA gene encoding Fe-S biogenesis protein NfuA — translation MSTENSSTPVVGEIPNLLITPTAQEYLKDLLDKQNTPGIGVRVFVEHPGTPRAECCMAYSAPDEVVPTDYKQEYPDFPAFIDSPSIPYLLDAVIDYNKDRFGGQLTFRAPNSKVPRVGPDASVEERITYVLQSEINPGLAGHGGNCALVEVKEDPEKGLTAVLKFGGGCQGCSAIDITLKQGVETTLKQHVPELMHVVDETDHSQSEGAYMK, via the coding sequence ATGTCGACTGAGAACAGCAGCACTCCAGTTGTTGGTGAAATTCCCAACTTATTGATTACACCAACAGCACAAGAGTATTTAAAGGATCTACTGGATAAACAGAACACCCCGGGTATTGGTGTGCGTGTTTTTGTAGAGCATCCAGGTACTCCTCGCGCTGAATGTTGCATGGCCTATAGTGCACCTGATGAAGTTGTACCGACAGATTATAAGCAGGAATATCCTGATTTCCCTGCTTTTATCGACTCGCCATCTATTCCGTATTTACTCGATGCCGTGATTGACTACAACAAAGACCGTTTTGGTGGTCAGTTGACCTTCCGTGCGCCGAACTCTAAAGTGCCACGCGTGGGGCCAGATGCATCGGTAGAAGAGCGTATTACCTATGTATTACAGTCTGAAATTAACCCGGGCCTGGCAGGTCATGGCGGTAACTGTGCACTGGTTGAAGTTAAAGAAGACCCTGAAAAAGGTTTAACCGCTGTACTTAAATTTGGTGGTGGTTGCCAGGGTTGTTCAGCGATTGATATTACTTTGAAGCAAGGTGTTGAAACCACATTAAAACAACATGTACCAGAGTTAATGCATGTCGTTGATGAAACGGATCATAGTCAGTCTGAAGGTGCGTATATGAAATAA
- a CDS encoding rhomboid family intramembrane serine protease, with the protein MLDLPFNHTVTIILITCIVSFIAFSKETVMNRLIFWPPALQRGQYDRFITHGFIHADGAHLLFNMITLFFFGSVIESFYRQYLYDLGFILFYLGGLIAAILPSYLKHKNDARWASLGASGAVSAVLFAYILFEPWKLIFVFFIPVPAIIFAVLYVAYSIWSGKKGNSNINHSAHLWGAAYGVVMTIILEPRLIPHFLNKLMQVPF; encoded by the coding sequence ATGCTTGATTTACCTTTTAATCATACCGTGACCATTATTCTGATCACCTGTATTGTGTCATTTATTGCTTTCTCCAAAGAGACGGTGATGAATCGCCTGATTTTCTGGCCGCCGGCACTGCAACGTGGACAATACGACCGCTTTATTACGCATGGCTTTATCCATGCGGATGGTGCACATCTGTTGTTCAACATGATTACCCTGTTCTTTTTTGGCAGCGTGATTGAAAGCTTTTATCGTCAATATCTGTATGACCTGGGTTTTATCCTGTTTTACCTTGGTGGTCTGATCGCAGCCATTCTGCCAAGTTACCTAAAGCATAAAAATGATGCGCGCTGGGCCAGTCTCGGCGCTTCCGGTGCAGTCTCGGCTGTACTGTTTGCCTATATTCTGTTTGAACCTTGGAAGTTGATCTTTGTGTTCTTCATTCCGGTTCCTGCCATTATTTTTGCTGTGCTGTATGTAGCTTATAGCATTTGGTCAGGCAAAAAAGGCAATAGCAACATTAATCATAGCGCGCATTTATGGGGAGCGGCTTACGGGGTGGTCATGACGATTATTCTGGAGCCACGCCTGATTCCGCATTTCCTGAATAAACTGATGCAGGTTCCGTTTTAA
- a CDS encoding inorganic phosphate transporter: protein MNPNQTPVDSAHGSASQKSTNVHVPTPKFFMPVFLTLIITTLIYIGFQLSADLAHVPALGLYSVILLATALFIALSFEFVNGFHDTANAVATVIYTNALSAPVAVMWAGFCNFLGVMVASGAVAYGIIALLPVELIMNVGSGAGFAMVFAMLIAAILWNLGTWFLGIPASSSHTLIGSILGVGIMNYILNAGTGASGIDMEQVMKVGKALLFSPLIGFAFAAIVFLLVKKIFKRQLELFQPPEGNKPPPPLIRAMLIFTCTGVSFAHGSNDGQKGMGLIMLILIGCVPLAYSLNKNLDAQHIQSFGQLSAQTADVIYPNHQDIPDEQARDVITKYIQTKEITPEVVPALASLTDHLGEKVGSYTSIKDVPEAQVSEFRNDMYLSTTAFKRLDKAEALPAMSAAQEKTVDEYRDNLDSFLQYIPTWVKVATALALGLGTMVGWKRIVVTVGERIGKQHMTYGQGMSAELVAMSTIAAADGFGMPVSTTHVLNSAVAGTMVANKSGLNFQMVKTILSAWIFTLPATICLSGTLYWLLLKVF from the coding sequence ATGAATCCTAATCAAACTCCCGTAGATTCAGCACACGGGTCGGCTTCCCAAAAGTCGACCAATGTTCATGTGCCAACACCGAAATTTTTTATGCCGGTGTTCCTGACTCTTATTATCACTACGCTGATTTATATCGGCTTCCAGTTGTCTGCAGATTTAGCGCATGTACCGGCCTTGGGCTTGTATTCAGTTATTTTGTTAGCGACGGCACTTTTTATTGCGTTGAGCTTTGAGTTCGTCAATGGCTTCCACGATACCGCTAATGCTGTGGCCACGGTCATTTATACCAATGCACTTTCAGCTCCTGTCGCAGTGATGTGGGCCGGCTTCTGTAATTTCCTTGGGGTTATGGTCGCCAGTGGTGCGGTCGCTTACGGCATTATTGCGTTATTGCCAGTCGAGCTGATCATGAATGTCGGCTCCGGAGCAGGTTTTGCCATGGTTTTTGCCATGCTGATCGCGGCAATTCTCTGGAATCTGGGAACCTGGTTCCTCGGTATTCCGGCATCCAGTTCACATACCCTGATCGGTTCGATTCTGGGTGTGGGCATCATGAACTATATTCTGAATGCCGGTACTGGCGCTTCAGGTATAGACATGGAGCAGGTGATGAAAGTCGGTAAGGCGCTGTTATTCTCACCTTTAATCGGTTTTGCATTTGCTGCGATTGTGTTCCTGCTGGTGAAAAAAATCTTCAAGCGTCAACTGGAATTGTTCCAGCCACCTGAAGGTAACAAGCCACCGCCACCATTGATTCGTGCCATGCTGATCTTTACCTGTACTGGGGTGAGCTTTGCCCATGGTTCAAATGACGGTCAAAAAGGTATGGGCCTGATCATGCTGATCCTGATCGGCTGTGTACCTTTAGCGTACTCGCTGAACAAGAATCTGGATGCACAACATATTCAGTCTTTTGGTCAGTTATCTGCACAAACAGCGGATGTGATCTATCCAAATCATCAGGACATTCCGGATGAACAAGCCCGTGATGTGATCACCAAGTACATTCAGACCAAGGAAATTACCCCTGAAGTCGTGCCTGCATTGGCAAGCTTGACGGATCATCTGGGTGAAAAAGTTGGTAGCTATACCAGCATTAAGGATGTTCCTGAAGCTCAAGTGTCTGAATTTCGCAACGACATGTACCTGAGCACCACAGCATTTAAACGTCTGGATAAAGCAGAAGCTTTACCGGCAATGAGTGCTGCGCAGGAAAAAACAGTGGATGAATACCGTGACAATCTGGATTCATTCCTGCAATACATCCCGACCTGGGTGAAAGTGGCGACAGCCTTGGCACTTGGTCTGGGTACGATGGTCGGCTGGAAGCGTATTGTCGTGACGGTTGGTGAGCGTATTGGTAAACAGCATATGACTTATGGTCAGGGTATGTCTGCCGAACTGGTTGCGATGTCGACGATTGCTGCAGCGGATGGCTTCGGTATGCCGGTATCCACTACCCATGTATTGAACTCTGCAGTAGCAGGTACCATGGTGGCGAACAAGTCAGGTCTGAACTTCCAGATGGTGAAAACTATTCTGTCTGCCTGGATCTTTACTTTACCAGCAACGATCTGTTTGTCAGGCACTTTGTACTGGTTGCTTCTTAAAGTCTTCTAG